In Ignavibacteria bacterium, a single genomic region encodes these proteins:
- the porU gene encoding type IX secretion system sortase PorU produces the protein MNFTKFLYLIFFFLIVSPLFSQPDTRNEVIKHYSSPVDFTVIYSGNSYVEIEFTPKYTSNTEFINSVHNTNRVGHPDIGSRFFPVITPGYSNNRIEILDVKYEEINNIEVKPVPEQKRSKDKLEVIFDYKYNDSLYSLNSPYPILNAEFIQDGIFRNKYFGIAQINPVQFNPLSKSIRRITSLRFRIVFSANPIFSSKPNTRAEDDFMKDIAVNWSNSKMWVTQEYNTIKKSIVPSVLASGDYYKIEVKETGMYKLDKNFLSQAGINISGIDPRTIKIYGNGGAELPYLNSAAVPEDLVQNPVYVSGEQDGVFDDNDFILFYGQSPHQWFLQGQSFFHKLNTYSNSNFYFITFGGVNGLRMSETSSQNIPNLEPLHFFRDKFFEEPEVNNLGTTGNLWVSQRIGYNEFFAFNKPLPGYVPGSLIKCKLVLGNGGSQDATYLIKDDNSGFSTYQSIYGVNGVFSHITLSTTSFEYILNSGNSNMNLIASLPNQLNYPSVSGYYDYLEVFYNRSTGSASNNLLKITSPDTIGTIEYQASPFNSSSVKVFKVSAFNEISIIIPISYSNRVVRFQDNTNYGSIKDYYVVGDNGYKTPSSISSKIPNQNIRGISDGADFIIFTASEFLSAANRLKAQREAPGEGHPNYLKTLVLELNQVYNEFSGGLLDPVAMRNLLKYAYNNWTKRPVYVLFLGDGSFDYKNIYNLNFKNYVPPIERSDPTMNEISSYNSDDFICDINENFTSPEAVRTDFSTGRFCVNSLAEANTVVDKVIEYESNSNIGSWKKEIMYVADDGWTTENNQGQEGSLHTDQCERLAESHTPKDFEKEKIYIVTYPAIITPQGRRKPGANVDIIKGWNEGRLLINYTGHGSTDLWAHEHVFVREESVPQLDNKNKYPLVTIASCDLARWDDPFLISAGEQLVYLSNAGAIGVIAATRPVYATYNETFNNALWDNLMFVKDTLNLPIRVGKAMFNVKNQLPTILENDMKFCLIGDPSLRLGIPQYFTRIDSINGKSVTFDTVIVQALQKMKISGSILKSDSTFWDNFNGDIELKVLDVNKNVSFIDFGRYFNFRLDGGTIFKGKAKVINGRWNIEFIVPKDISYNNGNGQILGYFSNSSFEGSGYSGNFVLNGIDTSGVKDTISPDISLFMESKSFRNGDIVNQNPKLIADFFDESGMNLTGTIGHKIEATLNDDENNKIDLTQFYNTTNGYQYGTVEYKFDNLPDGNYTIKIIGWDTYNNFKETFANFVVKSTSNLVVSNVYNFPNPMKDNTQFTFQHNFDVPLNADLYIYTVAGRKIQNIKRTNISDKNVSIEWDGKDADGDYIANGTYIYKLIVKSDDGSYSNVQTGKLVKLK, from the coding sequence ATGAATTTTACTAAATTCTTATATTTAATATTTTTCTTTCTTATTGTATCTCCGTTGTTTTCACAACCGGATACAAGAAATGAGGTAATTAAACATTATTCCTCACCGGTGGATTTTACTGTCATCTACTCTGGAAACTCATATGTTGAAATTGAATTCACTCCAAAATATACTTCTAATACTGAATTTATAAATTCAGTTCATAATACAAATCGGGTCGGTCACCCTGATATCGGCAGTAGATTTTTTCCCGTTATTACGCCTGGATATTCTAACAATAGAATTGAAATTTTGGATGTTAAATATGAAGAAATAAATAATATTGAAGTAAAACCTGTTCCTGAACAGAAACGCTCTAAAGATAAATTGGAAGTTATTTTTGATTATAAATATAACGATTCATTATATTCTTTGAATTCCCCATACCCAATATTAAACGCTGAATTTATTCAGGATGGAATTTTCAGAAATAAATATTTTGGAATTGCTCAGATTAATCCTGTTCAGTTTAATCCCCTCTCAAAAAGTATTCGTAGAATTACTAGTTTGCGATTTAGAATTGTCTTCTCAGCTAATCCGATATTCTCTTCAAAACCCAACACAAGAGCTGAGGATGATTTCATGAAAGATATTGCTGTAAATTGGTCAAATTCAAAAATGTGGGTTACTCAAGAATATAACACAATAAAAAAATCTATTGTTCCAAGTGTTCTCGCTTCAGGTGATTACTACAAAATTGAAGTTAAAGAAACAGGGATGTATAAGCTAGACAAGAATTTTCTTAGCCAGGCCGGTATAAATATTTCAGGAATAGACCCAAGAACGATTAAGATCTATGGGAATGGCGGTGCTGAACTTCCCTATTTAAATTCCGCTGCAGTACCTGAAGATCTGGTACAGAATCCCGTTTATGTCTCCGGAGAACAAGACGGTGTATTTGATGATAATGACTTTATTCTTTTTTACGGTCAGTCACCGCACCAATGGTTTCTCCAAGGCCAGTCATTTTTCCATAAATTAAACACATATTCAAATTCTAATTTTTATTTTATAACCTTTGGAGGCGTTAACGGATTAAGGATGTCTGAAACTTCGTCACAAAATATCCCAAATCTAGAACCATTACATTTTTTCAGGGATAAATTTTTCGAAGAACCTGAAGTTAATAATCTTGGTACAACAGGTAACCTCTGGGTTAGTCAGAGAATAGGTTACAATGAATTTTTTGCCTTTAACAAACCTTTACCCGGTTATGTCCCGGGTTCCTTAATTAAATGTAAACTTGTTCTTGGTAACGGTGGTTCACAAGACGCAACATACTTAATCAAAGATGATAATTCTGGATTTTCAACTTACCAGTCTATATATGGTGTTAATGGTGTTTTTTCTCATATTACTTTGTCAACAACATCATTTGAATACATATTAAATAGCGGTAATTCAAATATGAATTTAATCGCTTCATTGCCAAACCAGTTGAATTATCCCTCCGTTTCGGGATATTATGATTATCTTGAAGTCTTTTACAATAGATCAACAGGCTCTGCATCAAATAATTTATTAAAAATAACATCACCCGACACAATCGGAACGATTGAATATCAGGCATCACCATTTAACTCTTCTTCCGTAAAGGTATTTAAAGTCTCCGCATTTAATGAAATTTCTATTATTATTCCAATTTCATACTCAAACAGGGTAGTAAGATTTCAGGATAATACAAATTATGGTTCGATCAAAGATTACTATGTTGTCGGAGATAATGGTTACAAAACTCCGAGTTCTATTTCTTCAAAAATCCCCAATCAGAATATTAGAGGTATTTCTGATGGTGCTGATTTTATCATATTTACCGCAAGCGAGTTTCTTTCTGCCGCAAACAGGCTCAAAGCTCAGCGGGAAGCACCCGGCGAAGGCCACCCGAATTATCTTAAAACACTCGTCCTGGAATTAAATCAAGTTTATAATGAGTTTTCAGGCGGTTTACTTGATCCTGTTGCAATGAGAAACCTGCTTAAGTATGCATACAATAACTGGACTAAAAGACCTGTATATGTCCTTTTCTTAGGAGATGGCAGTTTCGATTATAAGAATATATATAACCTTAACTTCAAGAATTATGTTCCTCCAATCGAAAGATCAGATCCTACTATGAATGAAATATCCAGCTACAATAGCGATGATTTTATTTGTGATATAAATGAGAATTTTACATCTCCTGAAGCTGTTCGGACTGATTTTTCCACCGGACGTTTCTGTGTAAATTCTCTTGCTGAAGCGAATACGGTCGTAGATAAAGTAATCGAATATGAATCAAACTCAAATATTGGAAGCTGGAAGAAAGAAATTATGTACGTCGCAGATGATGGATGGACTACTGAAAATAATCAGGGGCAAGAAGGATCGTTACACACAGATCAGTGTGAAAGGCTTGCTGAATCACATACACCCAAAGATTTTGAGAAGGAAAAAATTTATATCGTCACTTATCCTGCAATTATTACTCCACAAGGTAGAAGAAAACCTGGTGCAAATGTTGATATAATTAAAGGTTGGAACGAAGGTCGGTTGTTGATAAATTATACTGGACACGGAAGCACAGACCTTTGGGCTCATGAACATGTTTTCGTGAGAGAAGAATCCGTTCCTCAATTAGATAATAAAAATAAATATCCTTTGGTTACTATTGCAAGCTGCGACCTTGCTCGCTGGGATGACCCGTTCTTAATAAGTGCTGGCGAGCAACTTGTTTATTTGAGCAATGCAGGTGCAATTGGAGTTATTGCAGCTACCCGACCTGTTTATGCGACATATAATGAGACCTTTAATAATGCATTATGGGATAATTTGATGTTTGTTAAAGATACTTTAAATTTACCCATCAGAGTAGGTAAGGCAATGTTCAATGTTAAGAATCAGCTTCCAACAATACTTGAAAATGACATGAAGTTTTGCCTTATTGGAGACCCATCATTAAGGTTGGGGATTCCGCAATATTTTACAAGAATTGATAGCATTAACGGAAAATCTGTTACTTTTGATACTGTTATCGTTCAAGCACTTCAGAAAATGAAAATTTCAGGAAGTATTCTAAAATCTGACTCAACTTTCTGGGATAATTTTAATGGTGATATTGAACTTAAAGTGCTTGATGTTAATAAAAATGTTTCATTCATTGATTTTGGCAGATACTTCAATTTTCGTTTGGATGGAGGAACAATTTTTAAAGGTAAAGCTAAAGTTATTAATGGTAGATGGAATATAGAGTTTATTGTGCCAAAAGATATTTCCTACAATAATGGAAATGGTCAGATTTTGGGTTACTTTAGTAATTCTTCCTTCGAAGGTTCCGGATATTCTGGAAATTTTGTATTAAACGGTATAGATACTTCAGGAGTGAAAGACACAATCAGCCCCGATATTAGTCTGTTTATGGAAAGCAAAAGCTTTAGGAACGGCGATATTGTAAACCAAAATCCAAAACTCATTGCTGATTTCTTCGATGAGAGCGGTATGAACTTAACCGGTACAATAGGTCATAAAATTGAAGCAACCTTGAATGATGACGAAAATAATAAAATTGACCTTACACAATTTTATAATACAACTAATGGATATCAATATGGCACTGTTGAATATAAGTTTGATAACCTTCCTGATGGAAATTATACTATTAAAATAATTGGTTGGGATACTTATAATAACTTTAAAGAAACATTCGCTAATTTTGTAGTCAAGAGTACTTCGAATCTTGTTGTTTCTAATGTATATAATTTCCCGAATCCAATGAAAGATAATACGCAATTCACATTCCAGCACAATTTTGATGTACCGCTTAATGCTGACTTGTACATATACACAGTTGCAGGAAGGAAGATTCAGAATATTAAAAGAACTAATATAAGTGATAAGAATGTTTCAATAGAGTGGGACGGTAAGGATGCCGACGGTGATTATATAGCTAATGGTACTTACATATACAAACTTATTGTCAAATCGGACGATGGTTCGTACTCTAACGTTCAAACAGGTAAGCTGGTAAAATTAAAATAA
- the rnc gene encoding ribonuclease III, producing MFKLLNKLKIFIPFLKKESPSGDSFSKATKKIDFEKFQSAIHYKIIDKNYFINALTHRSFLKIKKDSSKVNLISNERLEFLGDAVLDLIVAEFLYRNFPLNEEGDLTKFRSILVNKRFLAERAKNIKIQEFLLASNTALKSIDQGYDAILADAYEALIGAIFLDSGYENAKKFLNIEIFSKLDVKWLNQFDENFKSRFLEYAQAHTDFIPDYRIIKEEGPEHHKLFTVEVHLANHCLGIGKGKSKKQAEQEAAKNALQNLDSIDKMGIKRKK from the coding sequence ATGTTCAAATTATTAAATAAACTTAAAATATTTATACCGTTTTTAAAAAAGGAATCTCCGTCTGGAGATTCTTTTTCTAAAGCAACAAAAAAAATAGACTTTGAAAAATTTCAATCAGCTATACACTATAAGATAATTGATAAAAATTATTTTATAAACGCGCTTACCCACCGTTCCTTCCTGAAAATCAAAAAAGATTCTTCAAAAGTTAATCTTATTTCAAACGAGCGGCTTGAGTTTCTTGGTGATGCTGTTCTTGATTTAATCGTAGCAGAATTTCTTTACAGGAATTTTCCTTTAAACGAGGAAGGTGACCTTACTAAGTTTCGTTCAATTCTGGTTAATAAAAGATTTCTTGCAGAAAGGGCAAAAAATATAAAGATTCAGGAATTCCTCCTCGCTTCTAATACGGCTTTGAAATCAATAGACCAGGGTTACGATGCTATACTGGCAGATGCTTATGAAGCTTTGATAGGAGCAATTTTTCTAGACTCAGGTTATGAAAATGCAAAGAAATTCCTGAACATAGAAATATTCTCTAAACTTGACGTTAAATGGCTAAATCAGTTTGATGAGAACTTTAAAAGTCGTTTCCTTGAATATGCTCAGGCGCATACAGATTTTATTCCGGATTACAGAATTATTAAAGAGGAAGGCCCTGAACATCATAAACTTTTTACTGTTGAAGTTCATCTTGCAAATCACTGTCTCGGTATCGGTAAGGGAAAATCAAAGAAACAGGCTGAACAAGAAGCTGCGAAGAATGCGTTACAGAACCTGGATTCTATTGATAAAATGGGTATAAAGAGAAAAAAGTAA
- the fabF gene encoding beta-ketoacyl-ACP synthase II, producing MKKRVVVTGVGAITPIGLTVVDFWNSLVEGKSGIGPITYFDTTEFVTKFAAELKGFDPLNYMDRKLSQRIDPFTQYAMVASDMAITDSGLNLDTVNKERIGVVYGSGIGGMWTYHKQQNILYDRGGNPDRISPFFIPMLIADIAAGRISMKYALKGPNYATTSACATSSNAIIDSFMLIQRGDADVMITGGSEAVICPMGIGGFNAMKALSTRNDTPETASRPFDKTRDGFVMGEGGATIVIESLEHALSRSANIYGEIAGVGLTADAHHITDPAPNGEGVARAMKIAIVDSGMKPEEIDVVNAHGTSTPPNDRNETAAIKTVFGDHAYNLNIHSIKSMVGHLLGAAGAIESIAALLTIKYGIVPPTINYNEKDPDCDLNYTPNVAVKRNINAVLSDNSGFGGHNTAIVFRKFEN from the coding sequence ATGAAAAAAAGAGTAGTAGTTACAGGCGTGGGTGCCATTACACCTATTGGGTTAACAGTAGTTGATTTTTGGAATTCACTTGTCGAAGGCAAAAGTGGTATTGGTCCGATTACTTATTTCGATACTACAGAATTCGTTACAAAATTCGCTGCAGAGTTAAAAGGTTTCGATCCATTGAATTACATGGATAGAAAACTCTCACAGAGAATTGATCCATTTACCCAATATGCCATGGTTGCTTCTGATATGGCAATTACTGACAGTGGATTAAATCTCGATACAGTAAATAAAGAAAGAATTGGAGTCGTTTACGGTTCAGGTATTGGAGGTATGTGGACTTACCATAAACAACAAAATATTCTTTACGATCGTGGTGGGAATCCTGACAGAATTAGTCCATTCTTCATTCCTATGTTAATTGCTGATATTGCAGCGGGAAGAATATCTATGAAATATGCACTGAAAGGACCAAATTATGCAACTACATCAGCCTGCGCTACATCATCTAATGCTATCATTGATTCATTCATGCTTATTCAAAGAGGTGATGCTGATGTGATGATTACAGGTGGGTCTGAAGCTGTTATCTGTCCGATGGGTATTGGCGGCTTCAACGCAATGAAAGCACTTTCAACCAGGAACGATACACCCGAAACCGCATCACGTCCATTTGACAAAACTCGCGATGGATTTGTTATGGGAGAGGGTGGAGCTACAATAGTTATTGAAAGTCTTGAACATGCTCTTTCAAGAAGTGCTAATATTTACGGTGAAATTGCCGGTGTTGGTTTAACTGCCGATGCACATCACATAACTGACCCAGCACCAAATGGCGAGGGTGTTGCAAGAGCGATGAAAATAGCTATTGTCGATTCAGGTATGAAACCTGAAGAAATCGATGTCGTTAATGCTCATGGCACTTCGACACCTCCTAATGATAGGAATGAAACTGCTGCAATTAAAACCGTATTTGGCGATCATGCATACAATTTGAATATACATTCGATTAAATCTATGGTTGGACATTTATTAGGTGCTGCAGGAGCAATCGAATCTATTGCTGCTTTGTTAACTATTAAATACGGTATAGTCCCCCCAACAATAAATTATAATGAAAAAGATCCGGATTGTGACTTGAATTACACTCCAAATGTAGCTGTTAAGCGTAATATTAATGCAGTACTATCAGATAATTCAGGATTTGGTGGACATAATACTGCTATTGTATTCAGAAAATTTGAAAATTAA